CAATTTCGGTGAGCAGTTTTTCACAGTCCAGCAAAAGCTTAACTTCTGTGCCTACTTTTCCAATATTCTTAATATACCGGTTCTGATACCCTTTATTTAGCTTGGGTGGCTCTACCATGTCCTTATCATCTATGGACAAAACCTCTGATACGCTATCTACTATGAGTCCAATTGATAGTTCTCCGATGTCCACAACAATAATACAGGTTCTATCATTGTAATCCCTTGGCTCTTTCTTAAAACGAAGCCGCACATCCATAACAGGTATAATCTTCCCCCTTAGATTTATAATACCTCTAACATATTCCGGGAGTTCAGGTATTTCTGTAATGGACTGAATACCTATAATCTCTGTTACGTATCTTATTTCTAGTCCATAGGTTTCCTTTCCTAAAGAAAAGGTCAAAAATCTCCCTTTTTGTGTGTCCTCTTCAAGTTCAATATCCTCTTCCCTTATCTCCTGCATTGCTTCACATCTCCTTTCCTATTAAACTTATCCATATATAAAACCGCTTAAGTAAGCTTCTTGCGGATTCTATAAATGCTTAGGCTAAAAATAATTGTTAACTATCCCTGCAATGTCAAGTATAAGGCTGATGTTCCCATCTCCTAGCAAGGTACAACCTGACAGTCCGTTTATTTTACGTATTCTGCGGATGTATTCCGGCAGTGCCTTTACTACCACCTGCTGCTGGCCCAACAGCTCATCAGCAAAAATACAGACTGTTTTCTCTTCCTGTTCAATCATAATAATAACACCCTCTTCATAGCTTTTATGTGCATTATTAACCTTAAATACCTCATACAGCCGAAGTATGGGATAGCACTGTCCCCTGACCATTATAATTTCATTCCCTTGTGGATCAGTTATGATATCCTTTTCCATCGGGCGGAAAAATTCCTTAACAGATATAGTAGGGAGGGTGTAGCAGGCTTCTCCAACCTTTATATTCATCCCGTCTATGATAGCAAGGGTTAATGGAATCTTTAGAGTTATTGCAGAACCCTTATCCGCACTGCTGTCTACCGATACAGAACCTCCGACCACTTCAATATTCTTAACTACCACATCCATACCAACACCGCGACCGGAAAATTCTGATACCTTTTCCTTCGTAGAGAATCCGGGAAGAAAAATAAGCCCATACACTTCTTTATCTGTATACTCCGCTTCCCCTTTTACTAAAAGCCCGTTTTCTTTGGCTTTCCCAATTATTTTTTCACGACTTAAACCTTTTCCGTCATCTCTGACAATTACCACCACATCACTGCCTGCATTTTTAGCTTCTAAAGTCAAGGTGCCAGCTGCTTCTTTTCCCTTTGCCATCCTTTCCTCCGGCAATTCAATTCCATGGTCTAGGGCATTACGAACCAGGTGCATTAAAGGGTCCGATATATGTTCAATAATATTTTTATCTACTTCTGTATCTTCTCCTTGTATAGAGAGTGTTACTTCTTTACCTAACTTCTTGCACATATCCCTGACAACCCGCTGCATTTTATGAAAAGTAGCTGCTAGGGGTACCATTCGAATCGACATAACTGTATCTTGAATTTCATCCGTAATTTTATTCAATTGTCTGGCTGCTTTATAAAAATTATCCAGTACCAATCCTTTTAGATCTGAATTTTGTACCACCATAGCTTCTGCTATTACCATTTCCCCAACTAAATCCATTAATTTATCAAGCTTGGCTACATTTACACTTATAATGCTCTGCTGCACATTAGCCGGTCTACTTTCTTTATCCGTTCTTTCTTTATTTTCTCTACGTAAAGTCTGCTTTCCATCTTGCTCCTCCTTCGCAGCCTCCTCATATTCAATTGTTAGATTTACATTTCCTGAAACCTCTTGTTTCCCGGTGTTTTGGCAGTAGAGTTTGTATAAATCTATTGAATCTTCTATTTTATTTAGTTCTACCATCTTTACAAAAGCGGTTTGATAAAAAAATTCGTAAACCTCTGCTTCTTCCAACCAAGTCTTAAAGTATAACTGTAGTCCGTCTTTCCTGATAACTTCCGTACATTTATCATTTTCAATAATATCTTCCGGTAAAAAGAACATCTCATTTACTTTGGGTTTTAAGTGATGTATCAGACCAAAGGCTCGTATATTTTCCATTTCACAGCCTTCTTCAAAGAAAATAATAGATTGATAGATTCCCCTACTCTCTTCCTCAGCATCATTGCTGTAATAATTCCCCTCACAAGATGACTCTGTATTTTCTGTATTACAATCTGTTTTCAGTTTTGTCATATCTTTTAATTCATTCAGATATGCTTCAATTCGATGAATTAACTCACTAAAGTTTCCGTCTAAGTCATCCTCGTTTTTTATTTTTTCTACCTCTACTTTTATGTAATCAATTCCTTCTAGTATAAGGTCAGTCAGAACAATATAACTAAGATCTACCGGCTTTTCATCTCTGATATAGTAAAACAAATCTTCCATTGCATGTGCCAGGGATGCTATATTCTGATACATCATCATGGAAGCAGAACCCTTTATGGTGTGCATAATTCTAAAAATCTCATGAACCGAGTCCTCGGAATAACCTCCTGCCCTCTCACTATTTAATATACATTCTTCTAATTGCCCGATGAGCTGTTCTGTTTCAAACAAAAACACATCTAACATCGAATCATTGGTATTCTCCATCGACAATATACACCTCTTTACAATTACTTTTAGTAATTACTCTTAGCATATCTGACTCAATACTTTCATAACAAGATCTTCTTTAAAAGGTTTTACGATAAATGATTTTGCTCCTGACAGGATTGCTTCTTTTACAAGCCATTCCTGCCCCATTGCCGTAATCATAACCACATTGGCTTCCTTATCGCTTTTTATTATTTCTTTTAGTGCATCAATTCCTGACATTTCCGGCATTGTAATATCCATTGTCACAATGTCCGGCCTTAACTCCAAATACTTTGCTACTGCCGCTTTACCATTATCTGCTTCACCAACGACTTCATAATCGTATTTTGACAAAATGTTTCTAATTGACAACCTCATAAACGCTGCATCATCAGCTATTAGTACTCTCTTCATTGCTTCCTCCTTTTTAGGATTATTCACTAGACAAAACTTAAACTTTAGTAGAATAGTAAAACAAATCAAATAATTATTCCTTATTTTCCCATAACTAAATGGTATTTTTCGTTAATTTTGACATGTTTTATTATATATAATTCTTCGACATTTATCAACAAAATTCTCTTGTTTTATTTAACAATTTTGAAAATTATGTACAAAATAACGAAAACTTAACGAAAATTAGTTTGTAAACTAATGTTGCAAAAAAAGTAATACCTTTAAACAAAATTACATCGTCTAAAGATATTACTCGTATTATATCTATTCTGTTTTCGAAGAATCCCCTTCTTGCTCCTGATTGCCATCCGGTGCTTCTGTATTATGTTCCGTTGCACCCTTCTCTGATTCCTCTTCCGTTTTTTCTGCTAAAGAAAAGTTACAGGATACAGAAATCACACTGTCATTCGGTCCAGGTACCTGATAAGTTACTTTGTAAAGTCGTTCATCTACCTGCTTTATAATTACCTTTACCAAATCCGTACATTCTTCGTTATTGCTGTTAACCGCCATCACTCCCTGCATTACATACGCCTCAGTAATCTCAGTATGATAAGGAATATTCATATGATGGTAGATTCCTTCCAGCTTAATATCCGGAAAATATGTAAACTGTACCGACTCGCTAGCTGTATTACCAACTTGGTCAGAAGCCTTATAGGTCACTATATATGCATATTCACCATTGGCTTTTAAACTTACCTTAATGTCTTTTGCTGCCAGTTTGCTATAGTCATCCGTAACTTTAACTCCCTTACGTGCTAAAGCGGTGATAGCTTCCTTTCCAGACTCCCATTGTTTTTTTGTCAGGGATTTAAACTCAATTCCCGTCATGACCGGAGCTGTCGTATCTACACTTACGGTTGCCACCTCTTTTGCTTTCTTTTTATTTTGAGCTGTTAGTGTATAGGTTATAGTATATACCGTATCAGATTCTTTTTTAATGGCTACTTTGATATCTTTATTTGATAATTTCTTAGAGGACAGATATGCGGTAACACCTTGTAAAGCGAAAGCTCTGTCAACTACCGTATCTGAATCAATTACCCTATCAGAAACACCTTTTATAACAGGAGGCTCTTTCATATTATTTACAGTTACCGTTATTGTTTTTTCAGCGGAACGGCCTAATAAATCAGTAACCGTATATTTAACAGAATATTTACCTGCCGTATGGATATCTACTGTACCTTCTATCTGAATTTTTCCGGTAATGTCTGTCCCGGATGTAGACAACGCCTTTACACCACTTAGAAGATTTACCTGTGTTCCCCAATCAATTGTTTTGTTACTGACTCCGCTAATTGACGGTGTTTTATGATTGAAAGGATTGTCCTTACTAGGGTCTGTGGGGTCCCAACCGGTACCTGGTAAAAGTTTCATGGTTTCAGGTTTTCCAAGGGGACCTGGATCCTTGGAATTGTATATTTCCACTGTGGTTCCAAGAGGGCAGTTATCATATAACCATTTTGCATCAGCTACTGTAAGCCTGACGCAGCCATGAGAGGCTGCTGTTCCAAGTTTATTATATTGTGCCGCAGACAATGTAGTTGCATCCATCTGGTAATACCAAACAGAGTGAAATAAGATTCCTCTTACAATTCTTGTTGAATACTGTCCCCAGACATCACCCATTAAAAGCTTCCATCTATATTTTGCCGGAGTTTTATAAACACCAAGTGGTGTGTCCACACCAGTGGAACAGGTAAACGCCTTATACGGAACCGTATATTCCCCCTTCTTATCCTTTTTATATACCGTTACGACATTTTGCTGCTTGTTAACTTTAATATAATAGGGATATTCTGTTTTTGCCGAGGTTGTTAGAAAACTGACTAATATACTGGCTAAAAGGCAAACCATACTTAGAATAATCGTCTTTCGTAATCTGAATCTCGCTGGTATCATTGATTACTCCTTACTTATTAAATTATTTACCCGTAAAATTTTCCAATAAAGGTAAACTAGATACAACATAAGAAAAATTTGTGTTATTCTTATGTCAAAACTATTTCAAAACTGTTAAACGGCAAACTGACTGTAATATAGCGTATGGTAAAATCCTTTTTTCTGTAATAATTCTTCATGGCTGCCTTGTTCTATGATATCTCCATTTTTTAATACCAATATGATGTCAGCTTCTTTTATTGTAGATAAACGATGGGCAATAATAAAACTGGTTTTACCCTCCATCATCTTAGAAAAGGCTTTCTGAATATTAATTTCTGTTCTGGTATCAATACTGCTGGTAGCTTCATCTAATATAAGCATAGGTGGATCAATAATTAAAACTCTTGCTATGGTAAGAAGCTGTTTCTGTCCCTGTGACAGATTGCCTCCGTCTTCATCAATTATAGTATCATAGCCATTTGGCAGCTTACTGATAAAGCTGTGAGCCTTCGCCGCCTTCGCTGCTTCTATAATCTCTGCTCTGGTAGCTTCCGGTTTACCATATGATATATTGTCGGCTACCGTTCCTGAAAACAACCAGCTTTCCTGTAATACCATACCAATTGTCTGACGCAGGTTATCCCGGTTCACCTGATAGATATTAGTTCCATCAATTTTGATTTCTCCACCATTTATATCATAAAAACGCATTAACAGGTTTACCAGAGTGGTTTTACCAGAGCCTGTAGGTCCTACAATTGCTACCATATTTCCTTTCTCTACTTCTAGATTTAAGTTTTTAATTAAGGGAACCTCCGGACGGTAGGAAAAGCTGACACCGTTAAAGCTTACTCGGCCCTGACAGTCTTTTAACTCTGCTTCCGGCACATTCACAGGTATTTCCGGCTCTTCATCTAACAAGGCAAATACCCTTTCCGCAGAAGCAAAGGCTGCCTGTATCTGTGACGTTATAGACGTAATTTCATTGATCGGTTTTGCAAACTGATTGGAATAATTTAAAAAGCTCGCAATATTACCTATGGATAATTTAGCTGCTAAAGCTAAAAAACCACCAATTATTGTTACAGACACATAGGCAATGTTATTGACAAGTCTTGTCGTAGGATTGGTAAGAGAGGAATACCACTGTGCCTTCTGCCCCGCCTTATATAGTCTGTCATTGATTTCTTTAAAGGACTTATAAGCTCTATCTTCATAACCAAATGCTTTTACGATTTTTTGGTTTCCTATCATTTCTTCGACAAACCCGTTTAGTTCTCCCACTGTCTGGGACTGTTTTGCAAACATTTTCCTGGAGTGCTTTGCAATGAATGAAGCAATAAAAAAGCATAGGGGGGTTATAAATACAACAATCAAAGTAATTAAAGGGCTAATAGTTAACATAAAGATAAAACAGCCTGCAATAATAACTACAGCTGACATTACTTGTGTGATTCCCTGGAATAATCCATCTGAAATAGCATCAATATCATTGGTTAGCCGGCTGATGACATCACCATGGGAATGGTTATCATAATATTTAAGCGGCAGAGTATTTAACTTATTGAATGCATCTTTCCTTATATCGTGTATCGTATTATTGGCGGCCACACTGCTAACTACTGACATAAGCCACTGAAATAAACTGCTCAAAACATAAATTATCAGTAACTTAATAAGCAGAATTACCAGTCCATTAAAGTCAACATTTCCTACTCCAATTATTTTATCTATGGCCTGACCGGTTAAAAGTGGTGTAAATATATACAGGGTATTTCCTATTAAGGCAAATAGAAAAACAACAATAAGCTGAAGCTTATATCTGCCTATATATCCCCATAGTCGTTTTATGGTTGATTTTTTCATGTTTGGCTCCCATCTGCGACCTTAGTCGCGTTCAAATCAAGGGGTTGAATGTCTTTATTCAACTATATATTCTTTTTACATATCGCTGAACACAGTCATTCTATCACTTACAAGTAAACAAGCAGAAAGATTCACTGTGCAAATTTAAATCTAAGCTCCTGGGCTTTCTATTTCCTGAGACTGACAAATCTCTTGGTATACCTGACAGCTTTGCATCAATTCGGTATGTGTTCCTATACCCGATATACTCCCCTCATTTAGTACAATAATTTGGTCAGCATTTCGTATGGTACTGGCTCGCTGGGATACAATAAAGGTTGTCATATCTTTCGTATAAGTCTTAATTGCTTTTCGTAAAGCAGCATCGGTTGCAAAATCAAGGGCATTAAAACTGTCATCTAGAATAAGGATTTCAGGCTGCTTTATCAACGCTCTGGCAATGGTAAGTCTCTGTCTTTGACCTCCTGATACATTAACACCGCCTCTACGGATTACTGTATCATAGCCATCCGGCAGACGTTCAATGAATTCACTGGCCTGGGCAATATCTGCTGCTCTTTTAACCTCTTCAATTGTAGCTTCCTCTTTACCCCATTTTATATTTTCGGCTATGGTACCGGTGAATAAAACCGTTTTTTGTGGTACAATTCCTATTCTTTCCCTGAGCTCTTCTAAATTGTACTCTCTTACATCCTTCCCATTGACAAGTATACTTCCCTTGGTTATATCATAAAACCTTGGGATTAAATTGATTATCGTGGACTTACCGGAACCAGTACCTCCAATTATACCAATGGTTTCTCCCCGTCTTACACGAAAGGATATGTGCTCGATATCATATTTTTCGCTTTCTTCCTTAGCAGAAGTTTGTCTGTGTTCGGAATATTTTTTATATGCCATAAATACATCCCTGAATTCTACGATTATATCATTTTTCTCTTTCTTCTTACTTTCAATCCCCTGATTTGATGAAACTGGGCTTACAATACTAGAACGGGTACCCAGAACTTCTTCTACCCTTCCTGCAGAGGCATAGGCCTTCGTAAAAATTACCACAAGATTGGATATAACTATAAGTGCTGCCAGTATCTGAGTTACATAGCCTACAAAGGCAATTACTTCACCGGTGGACATATAACCGGTATTAACCCGGACACCTCCATACCAAATAATAGCACCTATTGCAAAGTTTAAAATCAGGCTGGTTAAAGGATTTAGGAGAGCTGATACCTTCCCAACCCTAATAGCATTGTCGGAATATTCTTTATTGCGAACAGCAAACTTCTTCAGTTCATAATCTGTTCTGGCAAATGCCCTGATAACCCGGACACCACTTAAATTTTCACGGAGTACTAACGCAATCTGGTCTAGTTTTCCTTGCACAGCCCGGTATAAAGGCACTGTTTTTTTCATAGTTAATAATAGAATACAGACGAATAGGGGTAATACAATAAGTAGTATGACAGATAGCTTTATATCCAGCATAAAAGACATAAATACTCCGCCGATACAAAGAAAAGGAGCACGTATCACAAGACGTATCAGCATGGCAACTGCTAACTGTACCTGATTTACATCACCCGTAATTCGGTTTATCAGTGAAGAAGTTCCAAACTTATCAAGCTCTGTATTAGACAGCGTACCTATATGAACAAACATCGCATTTCGTATGTCTGTACCTACTCCCTGCGATACTATCGAAGCACTGTATTGACAGATTAGTGCACACACTACACCTACAAGAGCTGTTAAGAGCATTACTCCGCCCATTTTTATAATATAGTTTCTATCTCCATTGGCAACACCGATATCGATGACCTTTGCCATAAAAAAGGGAAGAAACAATTCCAGTACAGCCTCCAGTAATTTAAAAAACGGACCTATAAACAGCAGTTTTTTGTATGGTTTTAAAAATTTTGTTAATTGTTTCATTTAAACACCTAAACTTGACCTTTCTTTTATACTCTATTTTGCCCTGATTGGTTTGAAAAACCAATTGTCCTAGATTATAGCACTAATTCTAGTATTTGTTAATACAATAGGCAAAAATTATGAACTTATTAATTTTTTGTTTAAATATTAAAGTTCCCAAAATAGGAAAAAGAATACAAGCTGTCCATTACAGTCTGTATTCTTTCTCCTCTAAGTATTAACCCTCAACGGATGTAGGTGCTTGAATCAGAGATTTATATTTCCATTTACCAGAAAGGTATCTGACGCAGCCTACGATTGAAGTAAAGAACCAGGTTAATCCTGTTGCCCACCAGATGCCCTGATAACCGATAACACCTGCTAATACATTGGCAAATAGTACTCTGCATACAACTTCTGTAAACCCCATCATCATTGGTATTTTTACATCTCCTGCACCGCTTAACATATTTCTCGTTACAAAAATCAACCCTACAAATGAGTAAAAAAAGCAAGGTACTCTTAACGCTTCTATACCAATCTGCATAACTAATTTGTCATTATCTTTTGTGAACCAATCCATAATGAAGCCTCCTCCAAAATAAATGATTGGAAGCATTGCCAAACTAAAGGCTAAGATAATCCGTACTGCTGACCGTAAGCCCTGTTTTACTCTGTCAATATTGCCGGCACCCATATTTTGTCCGGTATAAGCTGCCACCGCTGCACCAACTGACATACCCGGCTGTAAAATCAACTGTTCAATTCGGCTGGCAGCGGTTGCTGCTGCCATAACCGTATCGCCGTAACTGTTAATAATACTTTGCAATGCCATGGTTGAAAGTGATACAAAGGAGTTTTGAAGCGCAACCGGAATACCTAATCTAAGACATTTTTTAACAATCTCCTTATCCGGCACAAAATCTTTTAACGGCATTCTTAAAATTTTAACTTTTGCCAAGGCATATAAAACACACCCCACTGCGGCTACTACTTGGGATATTACTGTTGCTAAAGCGACCCCCATAACACTCCAGCCAAACCCCACTACAAATAATAAATCAAGTACTATATTTAGCAGACAGGCAACAATCAGAAATATAAGTGGAGTTAATGAATCTCCCAATGCCCGCAGAATGGAAGCCATTCCATTATAAGCACCAATTGCTACAATACCTAAACAAACTATTTTCATATAGATATTTGCCTGTCCTATTATATTCTCAGGTGTTTTTAGCAGCCGGAGCATAGGCTCGCTTAATATATATCCAATAATACCCATTATTAACGAAGCACCTAAGACTATATAAGCCGCCGTGGCAAAGCTCTTCTTCACATTTTCTTCATCCTTTGCTCCAAAATACTGGGCAGTTACGATAGATACCCCTGCTGCCAGTCCAAGTGCAAGGGAAAAGAAGAAGAAATTTAAGGGTCCTGTGGTTCCCACTGCTGCCAGGGTATTACTTCCCTCATATCTGCCTACTACAATAGAGTCAACCATGTTATAGAGCTGCTGAAACAAATTACCGACCAACATAGGTAATGCAAACTTAAGCAACAGTCCCGTTGGTTTTCCTAAAGTCATATCATGTGTTAGATTTTTTGCCATTTTTCCATATATGCTGTGTATTAACGTATTTATTGCAAATAAACTAGTACCAGCATCCTTTCTTCTTTATGTGATCTTACATTAACCTAATAGCCCTTATTATACGTTTCATTAATAAATGCATAAGCTCGGCAAAGCTCAAAAAATATTATACGACAATTTTTGAATTTGTAAATAGTTATCCTTATGTTTCCATATATTATATCCTCTCTTCTAAAGGTAATGCTTTTTGACTTTGTCTCATATAATACTTTAGACATACTGGAAAGGGTTGAGCAGATGAAATATGATACTTATTATTCTGGGAATGCCGGAAAAGAGGAAAAACGCAGAAATGCAGAAATGAGGTTACTATGATGAACTGGCATAGTATATCAAAGGAAGAAGTCATAAAATTACTAGAAAGTTCTCCGGAAAACGGATTATCTAAAAAAGAAGTACAAAAACGTCAGAAAAAATATGGGTTGAATATTCTGGAAGCAAAGCGAAAGAAAAATATTCTAGCTAAATTCTTCAGCCAATTTAAGGATTTCATGATTATTACCTTGATTTGTGCTGCTATTATCTCCTTTATGGTCTCCTTGATGCATGGAGAGCTGGATTTTGTAGACCCAGTCATAATCCTTTTTATAATAACCTTAAATGCAGTTCTTGGAGTGTTGCAGGAAAGCAAGGCAGAAAAGTCCCTTGAATCGCTTCAGAAAATGTCTGCTCCGGCTGCTTCCGTGCTAAGAGATGGGGTCATTGAATCTGTTGATTCCAAGGAATTAGTACCCGGCGATATTATTTTTCTGGAAACAGGACATTTTGTTCCTGCAGACGCCAGAATAATACATGGTGTTAACTTAAAGATTGAGGAAGCCTCCCTTACAGGTGAATCACATCCTGTGGAAAAAGAGTCGGAGCTTTGTTTGAAGGAAGATACTTTACTAGCAGACCGCAAGAATATGGTTATGGCAACCGGTATTGTTACCTACGGTAGAGGTAAGGCCGTTGTCACTGCCACCGGGATGCACACGGAGGTTGGACATATTGCAAGACTAATAATGGAAGACGAAACACCTATGACCCCCTTACAAAAACGTCTTGCCGGAACTGGTAAAGCTTTAGGAATCGCCGCTTTATTTATTTGTATTGCTATATTCATACTGGGAATCTTAAAAGACAGACCCATTTTTGATATGTTCATGACCTCCGTTAGCCTTGCTGTTGCTGCCATTCCGGAGGGATTACCAGCTATTGTGACTATCATGCTCTCCTTAGGTGTACAGCGTATGGCTAAGAAAAATGCAGTTATAAGGAAACTGCCTGCCGTTGAAACCCTTGGAAGTGCGACGGTTATCTGTTCCGATAAAACAGGTACCTTAACGCAGAATAAAATGACCGTTACAGAGCTTGCCTCTTGCCAGGGCAAGGAACATCCTGACAGTGCCTTTAGTAAGTTTTTATTGACATTATCAGCACTATGTAATGATTCTGTCTTACAGGTATCCGGCAAAGGAAAACAAACGCAGGTGAATGCAACCGGCGAGCCGACAGAAAAGGCCTTAATCATGGCTGCTTACCATGTGGATTTGATGAAATCTAAACTAGATTCCATGAATCCAAGAGTTTATGAAATACCATTTGACTCCTCCCGTAAGTTAATGACTACCGTACATAAAACCGCACACGACGGTATTCGCAGTATAACAAAAGGTGCTTATGATGTCTTAATGAACCGTTGTAGTTATATCTATCAAAATGGTAAACAAGTGCCCATCACCAATGGACACCTGCAGCAGTTAAATCATCTTAATCAATCCATGACTGAAAAAGCCTTGAGAGTACTTGCTGTTGCTTATAAGGATATTGGTTCCGAACAGAATTTAAGAGCATACACTTTACAGAAAAATACTGACGATGCCTGCCATACTTTAGAAAGCGGTATGACGCTGGTCGGTTTAATCGGTATGATAGACCCGCCAAGACCGGAAGTTGCAAGTGCAGTACTTACCTGTAAAATGGCAGGTATTAAACCAGTCATGATAACCGGTGACCATGTTACTACTGCAAGTGCTATCGCTAAAGAGCTTGGTATCATGTCAAACGATGACCTAGCTATGACCGGTGCTGAGCTTTCTTTCATGAATCAAGAGGAATTAATTGAACAGATTCCAAGATTCCGGGTATTTGCCAGAGTATCTCCAGAGCATAAGGTTCGGATTGTAAAAGCTTTTCAGGCCAAAGGAGAAGTTGTCGCCATGACCGGGGATGGTGTTAATGACGCTCCTGCACTAAAGGCAGCGGATATTGGGTGTGCAATGGGTATTACCGGAACCGATGTTGCTAAAAATGCAGCTGATATGATATTAACAGATGATAACTTCGCAACTATAGTGGCAGCGGTTAAGGAAGGCAGAGGCATTTATGATAATATTAAAAAAGCGATTCATTTCCTTCTCTCCTGTAATATCGGCGAGATAATAACCATATTTACTGCCATATTAATTGGATTACCTTCTCCTCTTCTTGCAGTGCAATTGTTATGG
The nucleotide sequence above comes from Anaerocolumna cellulosilytica. Encoded proteins:
- a CDS encoding ABC transporter ATP-binding protein produces the protein MKQLTKFLKPYKKLLFIGPFFKLLEAVLELFLPFFMAKVIDIGVANGDRNYIIKMGGVMLLTALVGVVCALICQYSASIVSQGVGTDIRNAMFVHIGTLSNTELDKFGTSSLINRITGDVNQVQLAVAMLIRLVIRAPFLCIGGVFMSFMLDIKLSVILLIVLPLFVCILLLTMKKTVPLYRAVQGKLDQIALVLRENLSGVRVIRAFARTDYELKKFAVRNKEYSDNAIRVGKVSALLNPLTSLILNFAIGAIIWYGGVRVNTGYMSTGEVIAFVGYVTQILAALIVISNLVVIFTKAYASAGRVEEVLGTRSSIVSPVSSNQGIESKKKEKNDIIVEFRDVFMAYKKYSEHRQTSAKEESEKYDIEHISFRVRRGETIGIIGGTGSGKSTIINLIPRFYDITKGSILVNGKDVREYNLEELRERIGIVPQKTVLFTGTIAENIKWGKEEATIEEVKRAADIAQASEFIERLPDGYDTVIRRGGVNVSGGQRQRLTIARALIKQPEILILDDSFNALDFATDAALRKAIKTYTKDMTTFIVSQRASTIRNADQIIVLNEGSISGIGTHTELMQSCQVYQEICQSQEIESPGA
- a CDS encoding L,D-transpeptidase family protein: MIPARFRLRKTIILSMVCLLASILVSFLTTSAKTEYPYYIKVNKQQNVVTVYKKDKKGEYTVPYKAFTCSTGVDTPLGVYKTPAKYRWKLLMGDVWGQYSTRIVRGILFHSVWYYQMDATTLSAAQYNKLGTAASHGCVRLTVADAKWLYDNCPLGTTVEIYNSKDPGPLGKPETMKLLPGTGWDPTDPSKDNPFNHKTPSISGVSNKTIDWGTQVNLLSGVKALSTSGTDITGKIQIEGTVDIHTAGKYSVKYTVTDLLGRSAEKTITVTVNNMKEPPVIKGVSDRVIDSDTVVDRAFALQGVTAYLSSKKLSNKDIKVAIKKESDTVYTITYTLTAQNKKKAKEVATVSVDTTAPVMTGIEFKSLTKKQWESGKEAITALARKGVKVTDDYSKLAAKDIKVSLKANGEYAYIVTYKASDQVGNTASESVQFTYFPDIKLEGIYHHMNIPYHTEITEAYVMQGVMAVNSNNEECTDLVKVIIKQVDERLYKVTYQVPGPNDSVISVSCNFSLAEKTEEESEKGATEHNTEAPDGNQEQEGDSSKTE
- a CDS encoding chemotaxis protein CheW; translation: MQEIREEDIELEEDTQKGRFLTFSLGKETYGLEIRYVTEIIGIQSITEIPELPEYVRGIINLRGKIIPVMDVRLRFKKEPRDYNDRTCIIVVDIGELSIGLIVDSVSEVLSIDDKDMVEPPKLNKGYQNRYIKNIGKVGTEVKLLLDCEKLLTEIEVEDLKESL
- a CDS encoding chemotaxis protein CheA; amino-acid sequence: MENTNDSMLDVFLFETEQLIGQLEECILNSERAGGYSEDSVHEIFRIMHTIKGSASMMMYQNIASLAHAMEDLFYYIRDEKPVDLSYIVLTDLILEGIDYIKVEVEKIKNEDDLDGNFSELIHRIEAYLNELKDMTKLKTDCNTENTESSCEGNYYSNDAEEESRGIYQSIIFFEEGCEMENIRAFGLIHHLKPKVNEMFFLPEDIIENDKCTEVIRKDGLQLYFKTWLEEAEVYEFFYQTAFVKMVELNKIEDSIDLYKLYCQNTGKQEVSGNVNLTIEYEEAAKEEQDGKQTLRRENKERTDKESRPANVQQSIISVNVAKLDKLMDLVGEMVIAEAMVVQNSDLKGLVLDNFYKAARQLNKITDEIQDTVMSIRMVPLAATFHKMQRVVRDMCKKLGKEVTLSIQGEDTEVDKNIIEHISDPLMHLVRNALDHGIELPEERMAKGKEAAGTLTLEAKNAGSDVVVIVRDDGKGLSREKIIGKAKENGLLVKGEAEYTDKEVYGLIFLPGFSTKEKVSEFSGRGVGMDVVVKNIEVVGGSVSVDSSADKGSAITLKIPLTLAIIDGMNIKVGEACYTLPTISVKEFFRPMEKDIITDPQGNEIIMVRGQCYPILRLYEVFKVNNAHKSYEEGVIIMIEQEEKTVCIFADELLGQQQVVVKALPEYIRRIRKINGLSGCTLLGDGNISLILDIAGIVNNYF
- a CDS encoding ABC transporter ATP-binding protein, giving the protein MKKSTIKRLWGYIGRYKLQLIVVFLFALIGNTLYIFTPLLTGQAIDKIIGVGNVDFNGLVILLIKLLIIYVLSSLFQWLMSVVSSVAANNTIHDIRKDAFNKLNTLPLKYYDNHSHGDVISRLTNDIDAISDGLFQGITQVMSAVVIIAGCFIFMLTISPLITLIVVFITPLCFFIASFIAKHSRKMFAKQSQTVGELNGFVEEMIGNQKIVKAFGYEDRAYKSFKEINDRLYKAGQKAQWYSSLTNPTTRLVNNIAYVSVTIIGGFLALAAKLSIGNIASFLNYSNQFAKPINEITSITSQIQAAFASAERVFALLDEEPEIPVNVPEAELKDCQGRVSFNGVSFSYRPEVPLIKNLNLEVEKGNMVAIVGPTGSGKTTLVNLLMRFYDINGGEIKIDGTNIYQVNRDNLRQTIGMVLQESWLFSGTVADNISYGKPEATRAEIIEAAKAAKAHSFISKLPNGYDTIIDEDGGNLSQGQKQLLTIARVLIIDPPMLILDEATSSIDTRTEINIQKAFSKMMEGKTSFIIAHRLSTIKEADIILVLKNGDIIEQGSHEELLQKKGFYHTLYYSQFAV
- a CDS encoding response regulator, producing the protein MKRVLIADDAAFMRLSIRNILSKYDYEVVGEADNGKAAVAKYLELRPDIVTMDITMPEMSGIDALKEIIKSDKEANVVMITAMGQEWLVKEAILSGAKSFIVKPFKEDLVMKVLSQIC